A single genomic interval of Saccharospirillum mangrovi harbors:
- a CDS encoding SDR family oxidoreductase yields MNHVLITGASGYLVYQLGCRLSQSLLVTGLDIRPRHDSAFPIVQRDITEPGLADWMAEQAFTQVIHLASVLEPSRDRDRDYRIDVEGTEQLLAACVATGVQHLTITSSGAAYGYHRDNPPWLSETDALRGNEEFSYAWHKRLVEARLAEYRERHPQLRQLVLRPGTVLGRNTHNLITRLFEGKRLIALRGSASPFVFIWDQDVVAIIEQGVREEKTGVYNLAGDGALSLDDIASALGKPIWHLPVALVRLGLQLGQRLKLTPYGPEQLNFLRYRPVLANRALKEEFGFCPSKTSADVLAEYARGLKERRV; encoded by the coding sequence ATGAACCATGTCTTGATCACCGGCGCCAGCGGCTATCTGGTGTATCAGTTGGGCTGCCGATTAAGCCAAAGCCTGTTGGTTACCGGGCTGGACATTCGCCCGCGCCACGACAGCGCCTTCCCCATCGTCCAGCGCGACATCACCGAACCCGGCCTGGCCGATTGGATGGCGGAGCAGGCGTTCACTCAGGTGATTCATCTGGCCTCGGTGCTGGAACCGAGCCGTGATCGCGATCGCGATTACCGCATCGACGTCGAAGGCACCGAGCAATTGCTGGCCGCCTGCGTCGCCACCGGCGTGCAGCATCTCACCATCACCTCAAGCGGTGCTGCTTACGGTTATCACCGCGACAACCCGCCCTGGCTCAGCGAAACCGATGCGCTGCGCGGCAACGAAGAATTTTCCTACGCTTGGCACAAACGTCTGGTCGAAGCGCGGCTGGCGGAATACCGCGAACGCCATCCGCAATTGCGCCAACTGGTGTTGCGGCCAGGCACGGTGTTGGGCCGCAACACGCACAACCTCATCACCCGCTTGTTCGAAGGCAAACGACTAATCGCCTTGCGCGGCAGTGCCTCGCCCTTTGTGTTTATCTGGGATCAGGATGTGGTCGCCATCATCGAACAGGGCGTGCGCGAGGAAAAAACCGGCGTCTACAATCTGGCCGGCGATGGCGCACTCAGCCTCGACGACATCGCCAGCGCGCTGGGCAAACCCATCTGGCATTTACCGGTGGCATTGGTTCGGTTGGGATTGCAACTCGGGCAACGCCTGAAGTTGACGCCATACGGCCCCGAGCAGCTGAATTTTTTGCGCTACCGGCCGGTACTCGCCAACCGGGCGCTGAAAGAAGAGTTTGGGTTCTGCCCGAGCAAAACGTCCGCCGATGTTCTGGCCGAATACGCGCGCGGGCTGAAGGAACGCCGCGTTTGA
- a CDS encoding flavin-containing monooxygenase → MLPYAIIGAGPMGLCTARRLRQYQLPWIGFELNSGVGGLWDIDNPHSTMYSSAHLISSKTMTEFSDFPMAASVPPYPNHRQMKTYFDAYADRFELRSGFRFNTRVTQVVRDGDHWQIDTEHDGRHERHAVAGVLLASGTLHQPKRIELPGEFSGERLHSADYRDPALFDGKRVLIIGCGNSGCDIAVDAVHRAARVDLSVRRGYYFLPKFVAGRPIDTLGGKIRLPNRLKQWIDGGIIRALIGKPSDYGLPNPDYRLYESHPVVNSLFLHHLGHGDIQPRPDIRSVNGHSVSFADGQQAEYDLILEASGYRLSYPYIAQHELNWQGAAPDLFLNIFNPDNPNLFVMGMIEAAGLGWQGRDEQSHLVALYLHQRARDTHSARDFERAIRAHHSERCDGGMHYLTLDRMAYYVHKPTYLSALKKHQRRLRRDLESPLSTIVHSAEETA, encoded by the coding sequence ATGCTGCCCTACGCCATAATCGGCGCCGGCCCGATGGGGTTGTGCACCGCGCGCCGGCTGCGCCAATACCAGTTGCCGTGGATCGGTTTTGAGCTGAACAGCGGCGTTGGTGGCCTGTGGGATATTGATAACCCACATTCGACGATGTACTCGTCCGCGCATCTGATTTCGTCAAAAACCATGACCGAATTCAGCGATTTCCCGATGGCCGCCTCGGTGCCGCCCTACCCCAACCATCGCCAGATGAAGACCTACTTCGACGCCTACGCCGACCGTTTCGAATTGCGCTCGGGGTTCCGTTTCAACACCCGCGTCACCCAGGTTGTGCGCGACGGCGACCATTGGCAGATCGACACCGAACACGACGGCCGTCACGAACGCCATGCGGTTGCCGGTGTCTTGCTCGCCAGCGGCACGTTGCACCAACCCAAGCGCATCGAACTGCCCGGCGAATTCAGCGGCGAACGGTTACACAGCGCCGATTATCGCGACCCGGCGTTGTTCGATGGCAAGCGCGTGCTGATCATCGGTTGCGGCAACAGCGGTTGTGACATCGCCGTCGATGCCGTGCATCGCGCTGCCCGCGTCGATTTATCGGTGCGGCGCGGTTATTACTTCCTGCCCAAGTTCGTTGCCGGCCGGCCCATTGATACGCTGGGCGGCAAAATCCGCCTGCCCAACCGGCTGAAACAATGGATTGATGGCGGCATTATTCGCGCGCTGATTGGCAAGCCATCGGATTACGGACTGCCTAATCCCGATTACCGGCTGTACGAATCGCACCCGGTGGTCAACTCGCTGTTCTTGCATCATCTCGGCCACGGCGACATTCAACCGCGCCCGGACATACGTTCCGTGAACGGCCACAGTGTCAGCTTCGCCGACGGCCAACAGGCCGAATACGACCTGATTCTGGAAGCCAGCGGCTATCGTCTCAGCTATCCGTACATCGCCCAGCACGAGCTCAACTGGCAAGGCGCCGCGCCGGATTTATTTCTCAACATCTTCAACCCGGACAACCCCAACCTGTTCGTTATGGGCATGATCGAAGCGGCGGGGCTCGGCTGGCAGGGGCGCGATGAACAGTCGCATCTGGTGGCGCTGTATCTGCACCAGCGCGCCCGCGACACCCATTCGGCACGCGATTTCGAACGCGCCATCCGCGCCCACCACAGCGAACGTTGCGACGGCGGCATGCACTATTTAACGCTCGACCGCATGGCCTATTACGTTCACAAACCGACCTACCTGAGCGCGCTGAAAAAACACCAGCGCCGGCTGCGACGCGATCTGGAATCGCCATTGAGTACCATCGTGCACAGCGCTGAGGAAACCGCATGA
- the zigA gene encoding zinc metallochaperone GTPase ZigA — protein MTELKKLPVTVLSGFLGAGKTTVLNYLLNNRAGLRIAVIVNDMSEINIDAASVRQEVSLNRHEEKLVEMSNGCICCTLREDLLVEVRRLAEAGQFDYLVIESTGISEPLPVAETFTFADDTGVTLSDVARLDTLVTVVDGANFLADYDQAVALSERGESLGEDDQRSVTDLLVDQVEFANVLLISKTDLISAAELQRLTAILKTLNTDADIVPIQNGAVPLERILNTGLFDFSRAEQAPGWLKEMRGEHIPETEEYGIGSFVYRARRPFHPQRFHDFLHSPKLAGKLIRSKGYFWLATRPDFAGQWQQAGGIARYGMAGLFWAGVDKAQWPDDPDYLASINANWQEPYGDRRQELVFIGQGLDRAQVITQLDACLLTDSELNAAPEAWSKLDDPFPAW, from the coding sequence ATGACTGAGTTAAAAAAACTGCCGGTTACCGTGTTGTCCGGTTTTCTTGGTGCCGGTAAGACCACGGTGCTGAATTATTTGCTGAACAATCGCGCTGGCTTACGCATTGCCGTCATCGTTAATGACATGAGTGAAATCAACATCGATGCCGCCTCGGTGCGTCAGGAAGTGTCGCTGAACCGGCACGAAGAAAAGCTGGTGGAAATGAGCAACGGCTGCATCTGTTGCACGCTGCGCGAAGACTTGCTGGTGGAAGTGCGCCGGCTGGCCGAAGCCGGGCAGTTTGATTATCTGGTGATCGAATCGACCGGCATTTCCGAGCCGTTGCCCGTGGCTGAAACCTTCACGTTTGCCGATGACACCGGCGTTACGTTAAGCGATGTAGCACGGCTCGATACCTTGGTGACGGTGGTCGATGGTGCCAACTTCCTGGCCGATTACGACCAGGCGGTGGCGTTGTCAGAACGCGGCGAAAGCCTGGGTGAGGACGATCAGCGCAGCGTGACGGATTTGTTGGTCGATCAGGTTGAATTCGCCAACGTGCTGCTGATCAGCAAGACCGACCTGATCAGCGCGGCCGAATTGCAACGCCTGACGGCAATTCTGAAAACCCTGAACACCGATGCCGACATCGTGCCGATTCAGAACGGCGCGGTGCCATTGGAGCGCATTTTAAACACCGGCCTGTTTGATTTTTCCCGCGCCGAACAAGCGCCGGGCTGGCTCAAAGAAATGCGCGGTGAGCACATTCCGGAAACGGAGGAATATGGCATCGGCAGTTTCGTTTATCGCGCCCGCCGCCCGTTTCATCCGCAACGTTTCCACGATTTTCTGCACAGCCCGAAATTGGCCGGAAAGCTGATTCGCTCCAAAGGCTATTTCTGGCTGGCGACCCGTCCGGACTTTGCCGGGCAATGGCAGCAGGCCGGTGGCATTGCCCGCTACGGCATGGCCGGTTTGTTCTGGGCGGGTGTTGATAAAGCGCAGTGGCCGGACGATCCGGACTATCTGGCGTCCATCAATGCCAATTGGCAGGAGCCGTATGGCGATCGGCGTCAGGAGTTGGTGTTTATTGGACAGGGGCTGGATCGGGCGCAGGTGATTACGCAGTTGGATGCCTGTTTGCTAACTGACAGCGAACTTAACGCTGCTCCGGAAGCCTGGTCGAAACTGGACGATCCGTTTCCCGCCTGGTGA
- the ilvC gene encoding ketol-acid reductoisomerase, with product MSTNYFNTLNLRQQLAQLGKCRFMDKAEFADGCNALKGKKVVIVGCGAQGLNQGLNMRDSGLDVSYALRQAAIDGKRQSWKNATENGFAVDSHENLIPKADLVINLTPDKQHSSVIEAVMPLMKQGAALGYSHGFNIVEVGQKIRDDITVVMVAPKCPGTEVREEYKRGFGVPTLIAVHPENDPKGEGLEIAKAWAAATGGHRAGVLESSFVAEVKSDLMGEQTILCGMLQAGSLLCYDKMLAEGVDATYASKLIQYGWETITEALKHGGITNMMDRLSNPAKLRAYELSEELKGLLAPLFQKHQDDIISGHFSATMMADWAADDKDLLGWREATGQTAFEKAPEVKNDLTEQEYFDNGILMVAMVKAGVELAFETMVDSGIIEESAYYESLHELPLIANTIARKKLYEMNVVISDTAEYGNYLFANAAVPLLAEKFMPKIKTDVIGKGLGESSTEVDNIELIQANQAIRNHPIEWIGEELRGYMTDMKRLVEA from the coding sequence ATGAGCACCAATTACTTCAATACCCTCAACCTGCGTCAACAACTGGCGCAGCTGGGCAAATGCCGCTTTATGGACAAGGCCGAATTCGCCGATGGCTGCAACGCCCTCAAAGGCAAGAAAGTCGTCATCGTCGGCTGTGGCGCCCAAGGTCTGAACCAGGGCCTGAACATGCGCGATTCCGGTCTGGACGTTTCCTATGCACTGCGTCAGGCCGCCATCGACGGCAAACGCCAATCGTGGAAAAACGCCACCGAGAACGGCTTCGCGGTCGATTCTCACGAAAACCTGATTCCCAAAGCCGATCTGGTCATCAACCTGACGCCCGACAAGCAACACTCCAGCGTCATCGAAGCGGTGATGCCGTTGATGAAACAAGGCGCCGCCCTGGGTTATTCGCACGGTTTCAACATCGTCGAAGTCGGCCAGAAAATTCGTGACGACATCACCGTCGTCATGGTCGCGCCGAAATGCCCGGGCACCGAAGTGCGTGAAGAATACAAGCGCGGTTTCGGCGTACCGACCTTGATTGCCGTGCACCCGGAAAACGACCCCAAAGGCGAAGGCCTGGAAATCGCCAAAGCCTGGGCTGCGGCCACGGGCGGTCACCGTGCCGGTGTTCTGGAAAGCTCGTTCGTCGCCGAAGTGAAGTCGGATTTGATGGGCGAACAGACCATTCTGTGCGGAATGCTGCAAGCCGGTTCACTGCTGTGCTACGACAAAATGCTGGCCGAAGGCGTCGATGCCACTTACGCCAGTAAACTGATTCAGTACGGCTGGGAAACCATCACCGAAGCGCTCAAGCACGGCGGCATCACCAACATGATGGATCGCCTGAGCAACCCGGCCAAACTGCGCGCTTATGAGCTGTCTGAAGAGCTGAAAGGCTTGCTGGCGCCGCTGTTCCAGAAGCATCAGGACGACATCATCAGCGGCCATTTCTCCGCCACCATGATGGCCGACTGGGCCGCCGACGATAAAGACCTGCTCGGCTGGCGCGAAGCCACCGGCCAGACCGCTTTCGAAAAAGCGCCGGAAGTGAAGAACGACCTGACCGAACAGGAATACTTCGACAACGGCATCCTGATGGTCGCCATGGTCAAAGCCGGTGTTGAGCTGGCGTTCGAAACCATGGTCGACAGCGGCATCATCGAAGAGTCGGCGTACTACGAGTCGCTGCACGAACTGCCGCTGATCGCCAACACCATCGCGCGTAAGAAACTGTACGAAATGAACGTGGTGATTTCCGACACCGCCGAGTACGGCAACTACTTATTCGCCAACGCCGCCGTCCCGCTGCTGGCTGAAAAGTTCATGCCGAAAATCAAAACCGACGTCATCGGCAAAGGCCTGGGCGAGTCCAGCACCGAAGTCGATAACATCGAATTGATTCAAGCCAACCAAGCCATTCGCAACCACCCGATCGAGTGGATCGGCGAAGAGCTGCGCGGTTACATGACCGATATGAAACGCCTCGTCGAGGCCTGA